The Anoxybacillus amylolyticus DNA segment TATCCGCCATTTACGTTATGCCATTGAACGGGTGAAAAACGGAGAGCGTGTCGAAGAGCCGAGAAAATTGCTAAAAGTATTGAAAGAGGAATATCCCCTATGCTATAATGTTGCATGGAAGCTAGTGAAAGTGATGCAACAAACGTTGCAAATGCCCGTAGATGAGGCAGAAGCAGTTTATTTAACGATGCATTTGCAAAGGCTTGCAAAAAAAAGTGGATAACGGTTTTATCTTTACGTGTTACTGATTCGATCAGGCATGAGTAAAGGAGAAAAGATAGAACAAGTAGTAAAAAGGAGTTTTCCTTTTTATTGTAAGCGTTCTATTGTATTCTTCTTATGCTCATGCCTTTTGTTTTTCCTATACTTTGTAAATGCTTACAATCGTCGGATATCTGGCGGTTGTAATAAAAAAGATGAAAAAAACGTTTGTTGCAAATTTTATAAAAAAGGAGGAACAAGTAATGAAAAAGGCGTTTGGTACGTTGCAAAAAGTCGGTAAGGCGCTTATGCTTCCTGTGGCGATTTTGCCGGCAGCAGGTATTTTACTCGCATTTGGTAACGCCCTGCAAAATCCGGCGTTAACGGACAAACTTCCAGCATTAAAGGCAGCTTGGGTTGTGATGATTGCAAAAGTAATGGAACAAGCCGGGGGTGTCGTATTCTCTAACCTTTCGCTACTCTTTGCAGTAGGGGTAGCAATCGGTTTGGCTAGTGGTGAAGGAGTTGCCGGATTAGCAGCTATTATCGGTTATTTAATTATGAACATCACAATGAGTGTGGTGCTAGGAGTAACCGCAGATCAAATTGGGAAAGACCTATCATTTGCCAATGTGTTAGGCATTCCAACGTTGCAAACAGGTGTCTTTGGCGGGATTATCGTTGGGATTATGGCGGCATATATGTACAATAAGTATTACAAAATTGAACTTCCCCAATATTTAGGTTTCTTTGCTGGAAAGCGTTTCGTACCGATCGTGACAGCAGCATCTGCTGTTGTGCTTGGGATCGTGATGACATGGGTGTGGCCACCGATTCAACACGGGCTAAATGCATTCTCACATAATATGATCGATGCAAACAAGCCGTTAGCTGCATTCGTTTTCGGGGTCATTGAGCGTGCATTAATTCCGTTTGGATTGCACCATATTTTCTACGCACCGTTCTGGTTTGAGTTTGGTGAGTATGTCAATAAAGCAGGGGAAGTCGTTCATGGCGCCCAGAAAATCTTCTTTGCTCAGTTAAAAGACGGAGTGCCGCTAACAGCGGGAACATTTATGACAGGAAAATTCCCGTTCATGATGTTCGGTCTTCCAGCAGCAGCGCTTGCGATTTATCATGAAGCGCGTCCAGAAAACAAAAAAGTAGTGGCTGGTATTATGGCTTCTGCCGCATTAACATCGTTCTTAACAGGGATTACAGAACCAATTGAGTTTTCGTTCTTATTCGTTGCACCAGCATTGTTTGCCATCCATACGATTTTTGCTGGACTATCATTTATGTTGATGCACCTCTTGAACGTGAAAATCGGGATGACGTTCTCCGGTGGGGTCATTGACTACTTATTATTCGGGGTATTGCCAAACCGCACCGCTTGGTGGCTCGTGATCCCAGTTGGGTTAGTATTTGCGGTGATTTACTACTTCGGTTTCCGCTTTGCGATTCGGAAATGGGATTTAGCAACTCCTGGACGTGAAAAAGCGGAAGAAACAACAGCAACGGCAGCTGCAGGAGCAGATGAATTACCGTACGAAATTTTAGCGGCGCTTGGCGGCAGAGAAAACATCGCGCATTTAGATGCGTGCATCACTCGTCTACGCGTATCTGTTAACGATATTCAACAAGTGGATAAAGATCGCTTAAAAGCATTAGGCGCAGCGGGTGTTCTTGAGGTTGGTAATAATGTACAAGCGATTTTTGGACCGAAATCGGATACACTAAAAAGCCAAATGAAAGACATTATGGAAGGTCGTGTGCCAGCGCGGGCGAAAGAAGAAACAAAAACAATAGTCGTAAGCACTGGAACAGAAAAAGTAGCAGCTCCTTTAACAGGGGAGGTATTGCCACTTTCAGAAGTACCAGATCAAGTATTTTCGCAAAAAATGATGGGAGACGGTTTTGCGATTATGCCGGCAGATGGGATGGTTGTTTCTCCTGTTGATGGAAAAATCGTGAACGTATTCCCAACAAAACACGCCATCGGAATTGAATCGAAAAACGGTCGAGAAATTTTAATTCACTTCGGTATTGATACGGTCAAATTGAACGGTCAAGGCTTTGAAACACTCGTTTCCCAAGGGGATGAAGTGAAAAAAGGTCAGCCATTACTAAAAGTGGATTTAGATTACGTGAAAAACAATGCGCCTTCTGTTATTACACCAATTATTTTTACTAACTTAAAGGCAAACGAAACCGTCAACATCGAAAAACTAGGTACGGTAACAAAAGGCGAAGATATTGTCAATGTTGGCTAATCGCTAACACATAGAGAAACGTCGCGTTTCTCTATGTGCCTTTTCCATTGAATGGGATGCAAATGTTTGTTATGATGACAACAAACCATATTGAAGAAAAGGAGATTGATGAACATGGTTGAGAAAATGTTTACAGTTACTGCTGATTCTGGAATTCACGCCCGTCCGGCGACATTGCTTGTACAGGCAGCAAGCAAATTTAATAGCGATATTCATTTAGAGTACAACGGTAAAAAAGTGAACTTAAAATCGATTATGGGTGTCATGTCTTTAGGTGTTCCAAAAGGGGCGCAAATTAAAATTACGGCAGAGGGTGCAGATGCAGCAGAAGCGATGGCAGCGTTAACGGAGACATTAGCAAAAGAGGGACTTGCGAAATAATGTCGAAACATCTTCAAGGTATTGCTGCATCGAGCGGTATCGCCATTGCCAAGGCGTACCGCTTGGAAACCCCTCATCTTGTTGTGGAGAAAAAGACAGTGACAGATGTTGAAGCGGAAATCGCGCGTTTTGACGAGGCAGTTGCAAAAGCAAAAACGGAATTGGAACAAATTAAAGACCGTGCGCTACAAACGTTAGGAGAAGATAAAGCGGCTATTTTCTCGGCGCATCTTCTCGTCTTAAG contains these protein-coding regions:
- a CDS encoding phosphocarrier protein HPr, with protein sequence MVEKMFTVTADSGIHARPATLLVQAASKFNSDIHLEYNGKKVNLKSIMGVMSLGVPKGAQIKITAEGADAAEAMAALTETLAKEGLAK
- the ptsG gene encoding glucose-specific PTS transporter subunit IIBC, encoding MKKAFGTLQKVGKALMLPVAILPAAGILLAFGNALQNPALTDKLPALKAAWVVMIAKVMEQAGGVVFSNLSLLFAVGVAIGLASGEGVAGLAAIIGYLIMNITMSVVLGVTADQIGKDLSFANVLGIPTLQTGVFGGIIVGIMAAYMYNKYYKIELPQYLGFFAGKRFVPIVTAASAVVLGIVMTWVWPPIQHGLNAFSHNMIDANKPLAAFVFGVIERALIPFGLHHIFYAPFWFEFGEYVNKAGEVVHGAQKIFFAQLKDGVPLTAGTFMTGKFPFMMFGLPAAALAIYHEARPENKKVVAGIMASAALTSFLTGITEPIEFSFLFVAPALFAIHTIFAGLSFMLMHLLNVKIGMTFSGGVIDYLLFGVLPNRTAWWLVIPVGLVFAVIYYFGFRFAIRKWDLATPGREKAEETTATAAAGADELPYEILAALGGRENIAHLDACITRLRVSVNDIQQVDKDRLKALGAAGVLEVGNNVQAIFGPKSDTLKSQMKDIMEGRVPARAKEETKTIVVSTGTEKVAAPLTGEVLPLSEVPDQVFSQKMMGDGFAIMPADGMVVSPVDGKIVNVFPTKHAIGIESKNGREILIHFGIDTVKLNGQGFETLVSQGDEVKKGQPLLKVDLDYVKNNAPSVITPIIFTNLKANETVNIEKLGTVTKGEDIVNVG